Genomic DNA from Bdellovibrio sp. ArHS:
TCCAGAGATCACTTGGCGGCACGTCGCCCCTGCGCCGCAAGTGTTTCCCTGATCCAATAGGCAGCTCTGAGTTAATTTATTTCTGCAGGCGCTGGCGCTATTACTTGCTCCCGGTACGTTTGAGATTTGTGGAATATTGATCGTTGTTTGCGGAGCGGCCGTCGTGTAGCCCCACGTGTAACCCCACTGCCAGTAATAAAGCGAGTTGTTATAGGGGTTCAAAAGATCGTTGTGAATACATCCTAAACCGAAAGAACCATTATAAGTGGCGGAATAGCCTGACGGGCATCCGCAGAATCCATACTGATTGAAATAATTCGTATAGTTGTAGGCGTAGTTGAACATGCCCGGATAGGGGATGAATCCGTAGTACTGCGAGTACACTGTATTGTTACAATAGGCTTGGCCCGTTAAACAACTTGTGTTCAAGGGGGTTACTACTGTTGTCGTCGAACCGCCATCATCGCCCGGCTGACAGGCAGCAAGGAACAAAGCGAAGACGAAATAAACCAACTTTTTCATAAGTGGCTCCTTCAGATAATCTTTCATCAATCTTAGGGAGTTCAAGTTTGGTGCCTTCCCAGAAAATCTCCAACTCGGATATATTCGAGCCCAGTCGCAAAAATTCCAATTTGGGTGACCATTTTGGGCACTCAGCGCCCAAAGGTGCCTGTGGATTTTTGTACTGCTCTGCATGACAAAAAATGAGTGGGCACCTTTTGGTTGGCAGTGGAAAGAGCTTCTTTTACTCTTTTATGGAGCATCGAAAGGAGTCGATCATGAAAAACATCGGATGTGTTTTTGCTTTCTCTTGGGCCGTTCTTTTGGCCGTACCTGCTTTTTCTGCTGTTCCTGCACAGAAGCCTCCAACGGCGGCCAAAATTCTTCAGGGTCAAGGCGTCAGTTTTGGCGGTGTCGCCGGGACTGGATTTACTTTGTTAGATGTGCGCCGCACGGCCGACGCGAAGAAAAAGGTCGAGAGAATCGTGATGGATATCGGCGATATGAATGGCGCCTCTTTAAATGGGTTGCCAGGTTATTACTTTGCAGAGCTGAAGAAAAATCCGTCTCGTTTGGTGATAGATTTTGCGCAAATGCCGAATGCGAACATTGATCAGACGCGTCTGTCTTCCTTGATGAAAAACTCGTTGGCGGTGACCGGGACGACTCTGAGTCTTGATCCGATCGACAGTTCTTTAAATCTGACATTGGACTTAAAGAAAAATACCAAAGTTCGTATTTACCAGGTGGCTGGTAAGAAATCGACAAGCAAAGTTGTTGTCGACTTGATGACGGAATAGAGCGATGAAGTTTCTATTTCTGTCTTTTTTCTTATTGTCGAGCACGGCGCAAGCTCGCGTGTTTAATATTCAAAAAGAAACTTTCGCCGCGTATTTCTTAGCTAGTGGCGGCGCCTCTGCCATCGGCACGAAAGCTTTGGATGGTGAGGCTGGGGCGACGCTGTCTTATGGCGGGAACGTGAACTACAATTACTCCGGTGAGTTCGGCTTTCTTTATTCAGTTCGTTATTTGAATTTTCGCTTCGGTTTTGAAATTCTAAAGCCAAGTGCGTTGGATTCCACCGCGAACAATGGCACAGACGATTTGTATTCTGCCGACAGCCAGATTTTGGGATATGTTCCCAAAGTGGGTCTTGAGGTCAATCTGCAAAGCACGAACACTTATCGTTCGTTTGTTTCCGCTTCCGCAGGCTTGGCCAATGTCACTTTGAAAAATGCCTACACCCTGACCACCGCTGGACAAACCGCCTTTCCAGGGGTTGCGGACCATACCGCCGAGTCCAAGGGGACCGCGACGTCCTTGCAAGCCTCTTTAGGTTATGAGGGTGTTCTTTCCGATACGACAACTATTCTGGTCGAGTTCGGTTATCGTCAGCTAAAAATTGATAATTTAAAATACACGAAGGATGTCACGACATTTTCCGGTGCAAAAAGCAGCGGCGATGCGGTGCTGACGTCAACCGGAGAGCAGCGCGAGCTGGATTTTTCGGGCGGGTTTATTTCTTTGGGTTTTCGTTTTTACATGTAAGGAAGCTTCAACATGAGTGCACTCTATCGTTTGCGCGGGCTCGAGTATTCGTATCTTTGGAACAAGCAACAGGTTCCCGTCCTTAAGGGAATTGATTTAGAACTGGAAAAGGGCTGCTTCACCTGCATTGTCGGGCCCAGCGGAACCGGGAAAACAACTTTGTTGAATCTTCTGGGAATGATCGATACTCCATCAAGCGGGCATATCGAGTTTGCCGGGCAAGATGTCACGCATCTTAAAGAAGACGAGAAGGAACAAGTGCGTCTGCACAAGGTCGGATTTATTTTTCAGTCCTTTTATTTGATTCCAACTCTTACCGTCTTGGAAAACACGTCCTACTTCCTACCGTCTTTAGGTTACAATCAGGTCGAGGCGATGAAAATTTCGATGGAGACTTTGGATCTTTTGGGTTTGGCAGACCATGCTAAGAAAAGACCTTTAGAACTTTCGGGGGGACAACGTCAGCGGGTCGCCATCGCCCGCGCGATAGCCAAAAAACCTGTGGTTGTTTTAGCGGACGAACCGACGGCGAACCTGGATTCTGTCACGGCGGAAAAAACCATCAACGCTTTTAAAGAGCTGCAGAAAACCGAAAACACCAGTTTTATATTTTCTACGCATGACTCGCATCTGGTGAGTTTTGCCAAGTCAGTTTACCCCATGAAAGACGGTCGCATCCAGGAGACTCGCTAATGTTTGAACTTGTTAAAATCGCATGGCGCAATCTATTTAGAAATCCTCGTAGAACCTGGGCCAGTTTGTGTACGGTGGCGTTAGGGGCGGCAGGTCTTTTGATTTATCAGGGTTTCAATTCAGGCGTGATGAATCAGTATCGCGAAAATGTGATTCATGGTTACTATGGCTACGGCCAGGTTTTTCCGAAGAACTATTTCGGCAAAGTGCATGAGACCCCCTGGAAAGCCTGGTTTGAGAATCCGGACGAGATTGAAAAGCAGATTCGCTCTTCAAGTGCCGTGACCCAAGTCTTTCCGCGCGTGTCCTTTTATTCCTTCATCGTGAAGGGCGGCATCACTCTGGGCGGAAAAGGAGAAGGCGTAATTCCTGATCGAGAGAACTCTTTCTTTACCGACATGAACTTCATTGCCGGCGGCAATTTGCAAAGCGAAGATGAAGTGATTCTTGGCAAAGGTTTGGCAGAAAGCCTGGATGCCAAGGTGGGTGACGTGGTGACGCTGTTGACCCAGACCGTGAACAATCAATTAAATGGCGCGGACCTGAAAGTGGCGGGCATCTTTTTCACCGGAAAGAAGGTGATCGATGACTCTTTTTACCGTGTGGACTTAAAACAGGCGCAACAGCTTTTGGACACCCAACGAATCGAAATGTTTTCTTTGGCAACCAAGGGCGTGGACGCCTGGGCTCAAGTCGAAAAAGATATTCATGGTGCCAACTCGAATGTCGAGGCGATCCCGTTTGAGATTTTGGATAAAAACTATTATCAAAATTCAGTCGATTTTTTAAACGCGCAGTTCTCGTTCATTCGTTCGATCATTCTGGTGATTGTCGCGATGGGTATCTTCAACGTTATTTCAGTCGGCCTTTTGGAAAGAGCGGGAGAAATGGGCGCGCTTCGTGCCAACGGAGAAAAACGCGTCCGTTTGTTCCGCATCCTTCTTATCGAAAATAGTTTACTGGGAATTTTAGGTGGTTTTTTAGGAATCTGTTTAGCGGTTTTGATCGACAAAACTTTATTGCGTGGAGGAATTCCCATGCCCCCGGCGCCGGGAATCACACGTCAGTTTATAGTCTATTTGGACATCATGGCTCCTCACTACGTTCAAGCACTTTTGCTACCGATGGTGGCCACGGTTGTCGCGAGTCTGTATCCGACAGTGAAGCTTTTGAAGAAGTCCATTCCCGAACTTCTGCGTTCGACGTAGAGGCGATGTGTAAATTTCTTTTTAGAAAAATCCCGTGCTTATGCCACGGGATTTTTTTTATCCATATTTCTTTTATTACTTTTTTAACATGCTTTGTTTTTCCGGGGCCGTTTCGCCAAACAAGATGTGAGTAATTCCTTTTGAAAGTCTTGCGTATTGTGTCCAGTCTCTATACAACAGTGCCAAAATGACATTTTTGGGCCACTTCTAGAGTGTCAGTTCTAATTTACCGCGGAAGACAGCGATATTTCTTAGGTACGGTAATTGCTTTGAAAGATTCTCTGAGGAATTAATTTTTATGAGAGTGTCCGTTCTGGTCAATTCCAAAGCCGGGTCTGTGAATGCGGATCTGATTGAAGCCAAAGTTCGCGAAGCGTTGTTTCGCTGCGATCTTCGTTTCAGCCGTCCGCAAACGCTGACGGAGATGGCGGATTTTCTTAGTGATGAGATGGCTTATCAAACCAATGCTATTATTATCTGCGGTGGTGATGGCACCATCAATGTCGCTCTTCAATGCCTTATGAAGTATGAAGATTTCAGCAAAATTCCTCCGATCACAATTGTGCGTTCCGGAACGGCCAACGATTTGGCGCATGAAATCGGCGTCTCGCATCGCATTGATCGGGCTGTTCGTAATATCTTTGAAGGTGTTGTAAAGAACATCGATGTCATTGAAGTTGGTTCCCCTGAACAAAAAGCCTATATGTTGACTAATGGCGGTCTGGGACTTCCGGCGGTCGCGGCGGAGCTTGCCAACAAGTTTAGAAATCATCTTCGCACTCTTTCCACCTGTCCGAAATCGGCGAAAGCTTTCCGCTATCTTGCAGAGAAAAGCTATTATGCGGTTAAAAAAATGGGCCCAGGTGTTTATTCAATGATGACCGCAGAAGCGATTCGCACTTGGAATCCTGATGGCTGGGGTTTGGAAATTGAAATCCCGGGCAAGGTCAACGTCGAGACAAATTCGCCGATTGTTTTAGTTAGCAATCAACAAAGCATCGGGGCTAGTTTTTTGCCGGCTCCTTACACCTCCAACACAGATGGCACGGTGAATTTACTTTTATCGGAAACGAAAACAGCCCAGCAACATGCCATGGCAGCTTTACGCATCCGCAAAGGAAATTTGGAGAAATTCAACGCCTTTAAATCATTTGAACTTAAAGAGTTCAGACTAAAGAGCCAGAACCCCGGCCGCTCTTTGACTTTCTTTGGGGATGGCGAGATTCTTCTTAAGGACGTGCAGGAAATTTCAATCCGCTGCTTGCATCGCGGACTTCCTATCATGGTCCGACAATAACGGTAAATCTGGAGGCTCCGTGAGCAGACCTCGTATCCTCGTTACAGGAGGAACTGGCTTTCTCGGAAAATTGGTCGTACCCCTTCTTCGTGAAAAATTCGAGGTGGACGTCCTATCCCGCTCGGGCCAGACGGAAGTCCAGGGGGACCTCACGCATTGGAATGCGGACCTCAACTTCGAGACTCTTCGGGAAAAAAATTATTCGCTCTTTCTACACATGGCAGGCCTGTATGACTTAAAAGGATCTTATGTTGATTGTTTTCAACATAATATTTCTGCGATGGGAATTGCTTTGAAAGTTGCCGAGGCGCTGAACATTCCCTATTTCATGAATACAAGTACGGTCGCGGCCGCCATCAATTCCACGCTTTCTACTGTAAAACCTTATGACTTAAATTTTTCCAAACCCTTTCCCGATGCCTATTCAGATTCGAAGGCTTTGGGGGAGCAGGTGTTGCAGAACTGGCCCGTGAAAAACATCAAATCGCGCATCAATCTGCGTCTTGGTGTTCTGGTCGGGGATACCAGAAAAGGACGCATTGAACGTATTGATGGTCCTTATCATGCTCCCGAAGCCTTTAAAAAAATTCGCCCCTTAGTGGAATCCTTTCCGACAGCCTTGCCTTTGCCGGCAAATGAAAACGTGCGTATGCCGATTGTACCTGTCGATAAAGCGGCAGAAGCCATCGTGAAATTTTGCGAGTGGACGCTGTTGGAAAAGCCGGAAGGTTATAAAAGCTTTCATGTCACTCCCACTTACGGATTGACGGCAAAAGAGCTTTATACGGCGACGTTGAAACGTTTGGCGATTCCCAATAAAGGAATCAGATTAGTCAGCAAAGTTCCCAAGTCTCTCATGATGAAAATCTCAAGCCTGGTGGCGCGGTTCCCTGAAGAGGAACTCTATTATCTGATGAATTTTCCGAATTACGATACCGAAGCGACCCGCAAAGTGTTGGGGGCTTCTTGGTGTCCTGAGTTTAAAGAATATGAACAAGCATTTTGGAGCGGGTATGAAGCATTCGTATCGAATCGCCGAAATTAGTTTCGGTCGACCGCACTGGGATGCGGCCTATGAGTTTGAATTCAACGGCAGCCATTTTGAGGTGCAGCGTTTCAGCGTGAACTTTTCCGTGGATGGCGTGCGCCGTCTGATTGAAACGCTTCGCAAT
This window encodes:
- a CDS encoding FtsX-like permease family protein, producing the protein MFELVKIAWRNLFRNPRRTWASLCTVALGAAGLLIYQGFNSGVMNQYRENVIHGYYGYGQVFPKNYFGKVHETPWKAWFENPDEIEKQIRSSSAVTQVFPRVSFYSFIVKGGITLGGKGEGVIPDRENSFFTDMNFIAGGNLQSEDEVILGKGLAESLDAKVGDVVTLLTQTVNNQLNGADLKVAGIFFTGKKVIDDSFYRVDLKQAQQLLDTQRIEMFSLATKGVDAWAQVEKDIHGANSNVEAIPFEILDKNYYQNSVDFLNAQFSFIRSIILVIVAMGIFNVISVGLLERAGEMGALRANGEKRVRLFRILLIENSLLGILGGFLGICLAVLIDKTLLRGGIPMPPAPGITRQFIVYLDIMAPHYVQALLLPMVATVVASLYPTVKLLKKSIPELLRST
- a CDS encoding SDR family oxidoreductase — encoded protein: MSRPRILVTGGTGFLGKLVVPLLREKFEVDVLSRSGQTEVQGDLTHWNADLNFETLREKNYSLFLHMAGLYDLKGSYVDCFQHNISAMGIALKVAEALNIPYFMNTSTVAAAINSTLSTVKPYDLNFSKPFPDAYSDSKALGEQVLQNWPVKNIKSRINLRLGVLVGDTRKGRIERIDGPYHAPEAFKKIRPLVESFPTALPLPANENVRMPIVPVDKAAEAIVKFCEWTLLEKPEGYKSFHVTPTYGLTAKELYTATLKRLAIPNKGIRLVSKVPKSLMMKISSLVARFPEEELYYLMNFPNYDTEATRKVLGASWCPEFKEYEQAFWSGYEAFVSNRRN
- a CDS encoding ABC transporter ATP-binding protein → MSALYRLRGLEYSYLWNKQQVPVLKGIDLELEKGCFTCIVGPSGTGKTTLLNLLGMIDTPSSGHIEFAGQDVTHLKEDEKEQVRLHKVGFIFQSFYLIPTLTVLENTSYFLPSLGYNQVEAMKISMETLDLLGLADHAKKRPLELSGGQRQRVAIARAIAKKPVVVLADEPTANLDSVTAEKTINAFKELQKTENTSFIFSTHDSHLVSFAKSVYPMKDGRIQETR
- a CDS encoding diacylglycerol kinase family protein, with amino-acid sequence MRVSVLVNSKAGSVNADLIEAKVREALFRCDLRFSRPQTLTEMADFLSDEMAYQTNAIIICGGDGTINVALQCLMKYEDFSKIPPITIVRSGTANDLAHEIGVSHRIDRAVRNIFEGVVKNIDVIEVGSPEQKAYMLTNGGLGLPAVAAELANKFRNHLRTLSTCPKSAKAFRYLAEKSYYAVKKMGPGVYSMMTAEAIRTWNPDGWGLEIEIPGKVNVETNSPIVLVSNQQSIGASFLPAPYTSNTDGTVNLLLSETKTAQQHAMAALRIRKGNLEKFNAFKSFELKEFRLKSQNPGRSLTFFGDGEILLKDVQEISIRCLHRGLPIMVRQ